CTGGCTGTCGAGCTTCAGCGAATCGACTGACAGATCGTTCATTTGAGCAGGGCTTCGATCTCGGCGGTGAGGTCCTGGGGCTTGGTGGTCGGGGCGAAGCGCTTGACCACCTGGCCATCCTTGCCGATCAGGAACTTGGTGAAATTCCATTTGATGCCTTTGGACCCCAGCACGCCAGGCGCCCGCTGCTTGAGCTGGACGAACAGCGGATGGGCATTGGCACCGTTGACCTCGATTTTCTTGAACAATGGAAAGCTCACGCCGAAGTTGAGTTCGCAAAACTCGGAAATCGCCCCCTCATTGCCCGGC
This genomic interval from Pseudomonas alvandae contains the following:
- a CDS encoding glutathione peroxidase; its protein translation is MTDNLLSIPCTTIKGEQKTLADFAGKAVLVVNTASQCGFTPQYKGLEALWQSYKDRGLVVLGFPCNQFGKQEPGNEGAISEFCELNFGVSFPLFKKIEVNGANAHPLFVQLKQRAPGVLGSKGIKWNFTKFLIGKDGQVVKRFAPTTKPQDLTAEIEALLK